In Artemia franciscana chromosome 4, ASM3288406v1, whole genome shotgun sequence, a single window of DNA contains:
- the LOC136026027 gene encoding KRR1 small subunit processome component homolog → MTDNSSEGLGNKSAWSMKLPDFKKEDNPNGLIEESSFATLFPKYREKYLRECWPLVQKVVGEHELKAELDVIEGSMTVTTTRKTWDPYIILKARDMIKLLARSVPFEQAIKVLQDDIACEIIRIGGLVRNKERFTKRRQRLIGPNGTTLKAIELLTNCYIVVQGNTVSAVGPYKGLQHARNIVIDTMNNIHPIYNIKKMMIKRELAKDEALKNENWERFLPKFESKTLSKRKQPLKKKQKKEYTPFPPSQPQSKIDKELETGEYFLKEEERKAKRKQEKSKKQQEMDLVREEKRNKSFIPPVEPEKKKQTVDNSVDINKLKKKVNNMKKKVKSK, encoded by the exons ATGACAGACAATTCCAGTGAAGGTTTAGGCAACAAGAGTGCATGGAGCATGAAACTCCCAGATTTTAAGAAGGAAGACAACCCTAATGGCCTAATTGAAGAAAGCTCTTTTGCCACCCTCTTTCCCAAATATAGAGAGAAATATCTACGAGAATGCTGGCCACTTGTTCAAAAAGTAGTTGGAGAGCATGAACTGAAAGCAGAATTAGATGTAATAGAAGGTTCTATGACTGTTACTACTACAAGAAAGACATGGGACCCATACATTATTCTGAAAGCTCGGGACATGATAAAGCTTTTAGCAAGGAGCGTTCCTTTTGAGCAAGCAATCAAAGTTCTGCAG gaCGATATTGCTTGTGAGATAATTAGAATTGGTGGCTTAGTCAGGAATAAAGAGCGATTCACCAAACGGCGGCAGCGATTGATCGGTCCAAACGGTACGACTTTAAAGGCCATTGAATTATTAACCAACTGTTACATTGTTGTTCAGGGTAATACAGTGAGTGCTGTCGGCCCTTACAAGGGGCTACAGCATGCTCGTAATATTGTCATAGATACAATGAATAATATTCAtcctatatataatataaagaagatGATGATAAAAAGGGAATTGGCTAAGGATGAGGCATTGAAAAATGAGAACTGGGAACGATTCCTGCCGAAGTTTGAATCCAAAACTCTGAGTAAACGTAAACAGCCTCTtaagaagaaacagaagaaagaaTATACTCCATTTCCGCCGTCGCAGCCGCAGAGTAAAATTGACAAAGAGTTGGAAACTGGTGAATATTTCCTTAAAGAGGAAGAGAGGAAggcaaaaagaaagcaagaaaagagtaaaaagcAGCAGGAAATGGACTTGGTTAGAGAAGAAAAGAGGAATAAGTCGTTCATACCTCCTGTAGAGCCAGAGAAGAAGAAGCAGACGGTTGACAATTCTGTGGATatcaacaaattaaaaaagaaagttaataatatgaaaaagaaagtgaaaagtaaataa